In Anopheles ziemanni chromosome X, idAnoZiCoDA_A2_x.2, whole genome shotgun sequence, the genomic window GTGTACGTTTAGTCGGCTGTGTGCGTCTCAAAGAAAGTGCATGTGAGAAGGAATGTAATGCACCGTGTACGATCTGTCAAATCAGATCGAAgcaggttgttgtttttcttctcgtaACACTTTATTTACCACCGCTCGATCGTGAAAAGTTTGAGAAAACTAGTCTCAAAACGCTTTCTGGTCACAAAGAAAACACAGTTCTATTAATTTACCATTTCGTCACTTACCGTGTGCTTGTGAGTTGTAAAGATTTAGTTCTTATTTGTGAGATTCTTGCCACAAGCTGAATCAATATTAAATATGTGATTTATTCTTTATCGCTATTTATAGATGTGTACCTGGCTCGAGAACTTCTGTAATGCAATGGACTTGTTTATCTAGTGGGGGAACTAATTGTGGGGGAATTCCTGTTTGAATGACGCCGAATAGCAGTGCGTCAAGAAATCTTCATCTATCAACTACGACGAACTAAAATTCGCTCCCAGATATGCTGGACGAGGTAAGAAACAGTTGAGCTTGGAAACTACTGGAAACTGGATGGAAGTTTCCAACGCATCGATGATATCGATGATAAATATAGTAGCATCTTATGCTGcatatttgcaaacaaaactttgTCAAATGTATATTGCAAAGGCATATAGGTTCGAATGGTTAACACGGTTATTAGCAGGGACTGTGAAATTATCATCATTTAGCAGCTAGGCAGACTGTTTTATTTGGCAAATATCCCGAACACATCCCCTTTAGCACCGCGATCCATAACTACACCGTTTAACAATGCCCCAGATCCTTTTATCATCCGCCTTCAAGAAGCTTTGGTGTCAATTTCGAACGCTAATTGGAGGACAAACAAAGGCGTGTGGACTGGCTTGCCCAACCAAGCGTCCGACCATGCACTTCATGCGGTTTTCAAATATAGCCGATACAGGTGGCAATCGATATCGCCAATAAGAAGggtaattttagttttttttttattgctggtGTAGGTTGTGGTCATGATTCAAATAACAACGTAAAGTAGGTTGGAGAAACTTGGAGTAGGCGAAAAATTCTTTTGTTGACTCAATTATTCCGATGCAGGGGTTGACAAATTCCAGCCCGCAGGGCACATCCGGTGCCCATACAGATTTTATCTGGTCTGTAAGAATATTTGTGTATAACTTacaagaaaagcaaaagatttttaaaaagatATAACTAGCAATCAAGCTTTGGTAAACGATATAAACATTCGTTTTATCACTAGGATATCTATTTGGAAGTTTATTTTGGTATCGTAACAAGTTAAAACAGTGCTTGTATCCGAGCTATATTGAACTGTCAAAAATCTCTGAAAATTTACGCAGTTAGTTCAAAACACGAGCTGCAGCTAAAAACTTTCACAAAGACAAAGCACAGTTATCTCAAACCTACGAATGTACGAAAACTGAATGTACAATATAAATCCTATTTAAGGTTAAAACTTCAATACCATTTTTATCATAAACACAAAGTATATGGATAATGCTATGTATTTAAATTATATGAAAATAATGGTAAAAATCAAGTCAAGATTGAATAGTGAAAgttaggattttttttatatcactccaaaaactaaaacagcaGCATATGTAAAACTAAACATTTCTTATGGTATCTAGTCCacgttttgaattttaatttaacaacCTGGCTCCTTTGTGTGTCAACCTCTGATTTATAGCATGGGTTTGAGTATGAGTATAGAATACTAGGACAAAATATGACTTTTTTACCGTGAGGGGCTTActatactttttttctttacttacgTGCTTAAGCTGATTTGTCATTCATCTGAAAGGATTTGATTAGGATTCGAAGCCACGAGTCGATTACtcgatttattaatttaaattaatctgaatgaattattaaatttgaaatctGACCTACATCAAAATAATTTACACCCAATATGACCACATAAGCCGGTTTAAAAATCAACATTATTCATCAGAAAACACTCATCACCGTAACTTATGAAGATTACGAAGtataacatatttttctcaaatgaaaaaatagttAATATGCgagtttaaaagaaaatatgctTTTGGGAACGTTTCACCGGACCATTGCAAAGCTCTTCGAAAGCACAAGCTTTTTAGAAGTTTATCTTTATGTCAAAGCTTCGCTCTGCTTGGAAAAAGCAAGCGAAATCCGTTAtcggaacgaaagaaaattaacCGCCGGCTAATTGCGTTCTTTTCTACTTGCAGAAGACAGCAAAGGCGGTTGTTTACCGCGGTAAATGGAAGCTGGTCGTTCTTTGGCTAGTCGTTGCGGTACTCGGACCGTCTACGATAGTTTCCAGTCGTATCGTTGGCGAAAACCATGCCGGTTCCAATGTGTTGTATACTGAAACTGATTCGCAACTTTCTCACGCGTTGGATCACACGACGCCCTTATCGGCGGTAGGGGAAATATTTTCGCCACCAACTGCACTGGAAGgtggtactgctgctgctgcgagtGCGATCAACGGATCAGTGTTGGCAAATTTACCGGTGCTTCTAACGGATTCGGCCACAAATGCGAGCCGTACAAAGGGTATAAATTCGTCGACCCATGAGACTGTTAACGGCATGCCCAGTGCGCTGAAAGAGGCCAGCTCAGTGGATGAGCAAGTTATTGGCCAAGTAGCCAACAGTAGCATCAGTACTTCCACCGTACCTTCTACGACGTCAACCGTATCCTCAACCACAACCGTCGCTAGTACTAGCACGACCACGACAACGACCATCGCCACCACTCCCGCGCATGTCGGGGCACAACCGGTTGCACCCACTACTAGCACGCCCCCGGCGGTTCCGGCTCCGATGCCGGTGATCGAGTGCTACTACGCACCGCCCGAGCTATGTGCGGAACGTCGGGGGGACTGCGAATGCAACATTGATCCGGCGGTACCGGGGGCGCTCTACTGTTGCAATGTGACCGACATCAACAAAGCAATTGGGTGTGTTGCATCGGAAATGTCCAACTGGAAGTATCTGCACATTCGCAACGTAACGATGCGCGAGCTGGCGCTAAACGTCTCGAATCGATACATCAAAACCCTTCTCTCACTGTCGATTACTGATGGGGCGATACAGCGTATCAGTAATTCATTTGCGCGCTTCTCCTCGCCAGTGTGTTTGAACGTTTcgaacaacaacatcagcGAGATCGAGCAGCGTGCCTTTCGTGAGCTGCGCAGCCTCACGATGTTGGATCTTTCGTACAACAATTTGTCCACGATACCGTTAACTAGTGGGCTACAGAAGTTCCGGCTGGATATACGGTATGTGCGAGCATTGGGCAGTCGGGTTTGTTGCACTTGAATGTCAAAAGAAACGACAATGAAATCATTtacggtttggtttttctcgtATCGTTGCAGTGGTAATGTTGGTATGCTGTGCAAATCGCTCTTGGAATCCCTCAAAGGGGGTGTCAAGTTTAAGGACCCGGAATCGACGTTTTGTCTGACGAATCGCACGTTCAACTGGTTCAACTCTACCGACAGCTTGCCGCTGCATCAGCTCGAAATGATACAGCGCGTGCAGGACGAGTGTCCGGAAAAGTGCACCTGCGAGTTGGATCGGCTTAACTTTGACCTAAACAACACCGAGCGGAAGACGATTACCACACGCGTTGCCTGCACTGGTCTCGGGCTAACAAAGTTTCCCGATCGGCTGCCGGCCGGCACGGTGACTTTGAATATCTCGAACAATAATGTGAGTTTAGGGGACGCGTGCGCCGCGCAATCTTTCGTTTACCCACCGGCCTCATCCTCATTTCTAACGTTACAGATAACCAGCTTGGAGGCGTTGAACCACCCGCCGTACCAATCGTTGCTGCGGCTGCACGCGGACGACAACCAAATTAGCTCGTTGAGCGAGCTCGAAGGGATGGACTTCGTCTCGCGGTTCACGCTTTTTTCAATCCGCCGCAACAAGCTGAAGACGGTCCAGTCGTACATCTTCGCCAAGTCGCTCGATCTCGGCTCGTACATTTTCCTCGAGGGCAACCCTATGTCGTGCGACTGCAACGCGGCCAAGGGCTTCAAGAACTGGCTGCTCAGCCGGAAGGCACAGGTGCCCGACCATGAGTATATCTTTTGCGAGGGCAACACCAATCTGCCCCAGCTGGTGACGATACAGGAGAGCAAGCTGTGCCAATCGCAGCACGACTGGACCGACTACATCTACTATCTGATCGCGACGGAGGTGCTGCTGCTCATAGCGCTCGTCTGTAAGGTGTCCTACGATTATTGGGTGTTCAAGTCGGCCGGCTATCTGCCGTGGCCGGCGAACAAGATGCCGAAGCTTCCGTGCGATTGCCTGTGTGAGTAGAGTATCCCGTTCATATTACCGGCCGAGGGGCCATTCTCCGTTTGAAGTTCACGCAACACTATTTGAAATTGCCCCacggtggaagaaaatgctGAAAGCAGCCACAAACTAACGATACAGAGTGTCGACTGTGATAAAATAGCTTTCTCGTGCTCGgattagtgatgagaataacgatGCAGGAAAGTGAGTCAATTCAAAGTGAGTGAGTAGGAATGGAGAGTCAAGTCCTTAAGTCGTTCAGAATAATTAGGCACAATCAGAACGATTCAATTCTTTTTCctgttgaatgaatttttacgATGTTTAACGTGCATAGATTCAGCGTTCAAAAAAAGGGGTCTTCCCTCCCCTATCGACCACTCTTTGGGCTACAATGAGCCCTAAATCATTCTTTTAGAGCTAAATTCTTCTATAAATTCTTCTTCATTCTGAGCGAGGTAATTTCTTcgtttaaatcacaaaaaggGCCAAAATTAATCATCTTGGTGAATTGAATCAATTCACTCATTAAGATGAATCAACTTACTCACTCACTTTGGCTCAGCACTTTGCACTTCACTAGCTCGGATGTTCTCCACCCTTTGGAGTGGGTAAGCATATTTTAATGCTTGGAACATGTGCTGCAAATCCTTCATGTAGGTAACGAATTGAATGAGACATAATCTTCCTtccactttttatttattgctatTGTACTTTGCAACCCAGCTAGTGGTCACATTTGTAATCAGTCGAGTATagaacataaataaacaataagaAACAAATGGCGCAGAACGGCTTTGTTTGTCAcgtattgattttattttcattgctaATGCAGAGTTGTGGCAAACGATTTTGACAAGCATAAACACAAAGTAGATTCAACGGCGCGACGTCTATTGGACAATATTATCTTCCATATCCTATTGCCGTAATGTTTAGCAAGGATAGCTCCTCTATCATATATCAAACAGAAAGTACACGTTTGCGTCAAAAAACATTATTAGTTGTTTCAAATAACTGTGGCCATCTGGTTATCAGGTTAGTTTATATCGAACGATGACGGTCATTCGGTTCCATGAACAACGTAACGGTGAAACGAATGGTACTGTCGTATATGTAAGTAATATAAGCTGTATTGTTTATTCTTTCGCAAGGGGGTCTTTGATAATGTTTCAACAAATCCTTAAAACAGGCCCTGTCGAAAGTGCATAGAGTTATTTTATTGCTAAATTCAAACCATGTTCATGGCTTAACATTTAATTGTCGCTTAAGTAAAATTTATTGTAATATTATcgtaaatatatatattaatCATGAGCTATTCGTTTTGAGGGCTTGGAGAAAAGGAGAAACTACCTTATATGCTAGAATTGTTTCAGAATACTCCGTTGCAGCAGCACACGTACTTGACCCACATATTCGAGCAACTAATGGAAGCTGTCCTTTGCACCCCTATCACGGACTGCCTACTCCCTGGAGTGAAGGTTGGCGTCTGAACGTTGCATGGTAGGACGGTTCCGGATATCAAATTTGCATTCTTCCAGTACGTCAGTGCTGGATGTAACGCAACAACGGTGCGGCGAAACAGAAGTGAGCAAAACGTCTCGGCTCGGGTAAGTAAACGCGTTGCGAGAAACAGGGCACACAAAACATGTCCGGATGGTGTGGTTGATGCGCCCGGGCAGAGCCCGCACCTGCTGCAAGGCCCCCTAGAAgataattgaaaacattttaatgcaGGCTCCAGAACGCGCCAAGCCGCCAGCGGGTTGGCGACTCCTTCGGGTTGGCGGAGACTCGACGATTATATCCCACCGGGCATCGGCAGATTTGGTTCCGCCGGTCGGTTTCGCTCACGGTCTCGAGACGAAGCGGTACGCTGCGTGTTGAATTCTTGATTTGTCGTTTTAATTCATTTCGATTagctggtgttggtgctggtgtTGTGTCGGTCGCACATCAGCCTGGTGCTGCGAAAGAGGTTCCCCCAGGGGAGTCGACGCTAGTGCGACGCCGCTTCCCGGGTGGCGATTTAGATGCGGGTCGGCTTGCGATTTTCTCCGTTCGGCGACAATCGTACAGGACTGCGGCGTATTTACTCCAGtggaattaataattttacatGCGAATCCGACCGATTTACCGATGTATAGCATCGTCGGTTTCCTTCAGTAGTGCCCCGAGCAGCGGGCGTCTGCACACTGTATTCAAACGTCACTTTGTCATCAGTCGAGCGTAGTGGGATGGGCGAAGTAGTTATTTGATTAGTTTTGTCCGTGTAGCTTTGTAGGGGCCGACTTGTACAAGTTCATTTGGGAAAATCTATTAACTAAAACACAAGGATTCAATACTTAGATGTACTTAACATATagtgcttacgtttttttttgtttacaactTGCTTTCTTGCtttcagttccagttcggcgtcgcatcagagcggatggttagcagtgcacgaggttcctgaaagggttagctgaaaagtaatgttatcttaggcacggccgcgtggtgtcgccgagctggagctcaagtcagagaaatcctagccgacgcacatctcgtgctgtttgagtaatcaagcggatcacgagtttcgtgcgatctgacaaacggaaggaaatattcctttcgttacggcgggtgaacagccgcattttgactgcgcactagcgtggttggctagcagtgctcctggccgcatggtggcagtcaaaaggcgacgcctacagaaaatataaaaccacagaaaatcaggacatatggcctttagttgccagtccttaacctaaagaggtctatgtctccaggttagcttgcgaaggcccaggaagctggattcaatagccgtactggagtaaatcctcgacgaagtgaagaagaagaagctttCTTGCTTGTGGTGAAGAGTCTCTAAACATCCACGCAGGAGTTGTATCCGTACAGTAGTATGtatatttagaaaaaaacggTATAGATGTTGATTTTAAACAACTGTGCCCTCTTTGCTTTggttttatgaatttaaataattaaggACAATATGGAATTGGTacactgtttgttttccttattatttttcattacggTTGGCGTTGCCATTTGTCCTTTAGTGTAACGCTCGTGGAGGTGTACTAAGGGTGGTATATGAAGAATTATTTCGTGCATCATGATCCTTTTTACCTGAAGTTTCCTTCAGTGTGCTTGGGCACAATCACTTACCGGAGATGcataaataatattaataataatgtttCCGATTCAGTTGTGATTTTCAGTTTATAAAGGAATAAAGAGTCTGTATCAGTTTATCAAGTCTACGAATGGTGTTGCTATTATGTATTTTGGCAGCCAGGTTGTCGAAGGTCTTCCGTAGATTATGGACCAATTTTTCCATTCTACAGTATTGTGATCTATTCTCTGTTTTTactgtttgtttattgtttgtacTTTTTACAATACTTGGCGTATGTCCTTTATGCTTTTGCTGAGATTTCTAGTTATGTTTTTTGGGTTTCGTGAGGAACAAGAAATTGCTACGCCGCCCgaattaaaaagtataacaatTGGAAATCAAATGGTAGGGAAAAGTTTGTCCCGTA contains:
- the LOC131291014 gene encoding protein halfway → MLDEKTAKAVVYRGKWKLVVLWLVVAVLGPSTIVSSRIVGENHAGSNVLYTETDSQLSHALDHTTPLSAVGEIFSPPTALEGGTAAAASAINGSVLANLPVLLTDSATNASRTKGINSSTHETVNGMPSALKEASSVDEQVIGQVANSSISTSTVPSTTSTVSSTTTVASTSTTTTTTIATTPAHVGAQPVAPTTSTPPAVPAPMPVIECYYAPPELCAERRGDCECNIDPAVPGALYCCNVTDINKAIGCVASEMSNWKYLHIRNVTMRELALNVSNRYIKTLLSLSITDGAIQRISNSFARFSSPVCLNVSNNNISEIEQRAFRELRSLTMLDLSYNNLSTIPLTSGLQKFRLDIRGNVGMLCKSLLESLKGGVKFKDPESTFCLTNRTFNWFNSTDSLPLHQLEMIQRVQDECPEKCTCELDRLNFDLNNTERKTITTRVACTGLGLTKFPDRLPAGTVTLNISNNNITSLEALNHPPYQSLLRLHADDNQISSLSELEGMDFVSRFTLFSIRRNKLKTVQSYIFAKSLDLGSYIFLEGNPMSCDCNAAKGFKNWLLSRKAQVPDHEYIFCEGNTNLPQLVTIQESKLCQSQHDWTDYIYYLIATEVLLLIALVCKVSYDYWVFKSAGYLPWPANKMPKLPCDCLCE